The DNA segment TCCTTTGCCAGGTAGATATCTAGCTCACGAACCGTCAATTTATTAttgatatatttatgtattctcCATAGACCAACAATCAATGATGTGACCTTTTCTTTCATGTTATGTAGCCAGATGCATTTCTCTGTTCCGTCCATGATGTGAAAGTGGTAAACTCTGTTTACCAGAGACATAGAGCTAGAAACATTGCTGCGGCTGGCGCTGAGGTAATGAAAACAACACATTGCAACGGCCTTTGACACACTtcattcaaaacttatttacaTCTTTCCTAGTTACTTCGTTTAGATGCCACTTtgagaaattatatatatatatatatatatatatatatatatatatatatctggcCTTAACTCACGTAATTGTTGTTGTAGGTGTTTCTGAGACAACGGCTATCTGGCCAGGGACTTGCTTTTATTACTGCCGGTGGCTCTGGTATGCATCTAAGGTTTCTCTCAACTTAAGGCCTTTTACCCACCccctcacaaaaaaaaaaaacaaaactgatcCTAGTTCACTTGCTTCATAAGTTGTACAGAAAAACCTGGAGGTGGGAGAAGTTCTCACCATTGACGTTTCTTGCATTGCCGCTCTCACTCCCTCCATCAATTTCAGAATCAACTACCATGCTGCACCTGTAAGACGGGCAGTGTTCGGGGTACGTttgcttctttttgttttcccTTCCTAGCAAAATGATCTTTACTCACGTCTCTACAACCTtctatattttaccaaaaagggTGATAACGTAGTAACAGCGACGCTGACGGGACCAGGCATTGTGTTCATCCAAAGCTTACCGTTCCATCGACTCTCCCAGCGAATCGCAAGGTCAAAAGATCTATCTCTCCTCTTGGTTGGCTTTTATTTTATAAGGACGAACTATTCAAAAATTAGACTCACAAAAGTGATTTGTTCTTTTATAGGTCGGTGACTTCCCCAAACATGAGGGAAAATCCACGATTTTTAGTTCAAATAGGATTATTCTTGTTCCTTGCGTACGTTGTAATTGCATCTTCTTTGATCCTTACCGAAATGTGAAACATAGACTTCCtttcgttttctttttttttctgctgCTGTTGTTGCAGTAGATTGGACATGTAATACATACTTTTAAAAGCATGTTTAGTGGATGTCTGAAGCAAACAAACCACACGGCAGGAAGATTTCAAGAGTTCATCAATCTGACATGAACAAACACGTAGTTACCATTTTTGGAAGTTCCGCAAAACTATGATGGAGGGTAGTTTAACGGGTACACAACACAAACCTGAATTTTATCAGCCAGAAAAACACTCCAAAGATTACATCTAAACAAAATCTCtcgatattttatattattttaaatataaattagattttgatccgcgtgTCCGCCCAAgggttatttttaaaaatataatcctATTTGTTTTCgcgttattttttaaaaatatgatgctatttgttttttttatgtcactattttgGGTTGGACAACAAACTTGAATTcgaagaaccgaaccgatccctatccgaataagtagtaccaaATCCGaacaaaaattgattaaatatccgaattattcaaaattttggtatttgaagaaatgaaacctaatccgatccgaaccgaagttcGTTTtggtatttaattttttttaatataaatgatgcatacaaattataaattaatttaaaattaaaaataaataacaatcaattattatagtatatttactttagaaatatttatatccgtgcATGAACACGGACTAGtagtaacaaaaacatatacatatatagattTGTAGATATTTTGGCTACTATAATTGCGGTGCGGTGCAGTGCGGTTTGTAAATATTCGGAgccataatgttttttttttggttcgtTTAGGTATTTGAGATTTGAAAAACCAATAAAATAGGGTATCAAAGCGAGATGTAGTTAAAAGAGCATATATTGTGTAAATGtcgatttttctcttttaatttcAACTACTAAATTAAACATAATATCATTTGATAGGTAGGACTGGTCTGAAAATTTTAGTTATCTAATCTTTCTCGCATTAACCATCATCATATGAAATttgataatctattttattgGTCACTAAACTCaagatgaataaaaaaataagtaaaacaaaatagatctattttaaatatttaatttattcacaactaaaataaaacgtaaaattttattgtttttactattttttattatttcatttacgaattatatatttatttactattAAAAATCATAAGATAACTAAAATAAGAAGAATAAACTAAAACACAACACAAAATCTAAACCTAAAACCTCAATcacagagaaaagaaaaaatcataGTTACGCTGACTCAATAAAGGTCCTGAGCATAAAGGAGATCAAGAACGAAGACTAACTTACCTCACCTTACAATAGAGTGTCTTGGCCAGGAAAAGCTTGGGTCAGAAAATGGTAGAAAATAAAATCTGAGATAAAATAATTTCTCAAACAAAAAAGAGTGTGATCAATCATCAACGCAAAGAACCAAGAAAGCGGGCCAGAAGAAGAATAACCACCGGAAGGCCAAAGTCACCCCGAAGCTTGAAGACACATACCTAAAGCACCGGAAACACAACAACCTGCTAAGAGGTAAGAAGGTTACAAAATAAACAAGTACAAACAAGGCGTACATGCCAGCGAAGAACCACAAAGCTCTGGATAGAAATGACCAAACCTTCAAAATACTAACTGCTCACACATATACCAAAGGAAAGAGGGGAAAATGAAACAATCGGAGGGAGTGAGAATGAAATCCAACCACCGAGAAACCAGAGCCCAAATTTGAGACTATAAACAACCTTAGAAGCCAGCATAGCATACACGGAGAAAAATACTATCCAAACTTGGAGTGGCAAACATGGCGAAATGGAGAGCCACCAAAGATGCGAACATCGATGAAATTTACAACGAAATGAGAGAACATAGAGGGAAGGGGAGATAAAACGAAATTAGCAAAACATAGAGTCGTGTTCGAGTTATGAAAGAGAGCATAGAAGTCATATCGCCAAAAACCAAATCTTGAAAACCAACGCGAGCAGGAACTACCGAAGGCAAGCCAAAGATTAGGAAGACAACATCAAAGACGACTAACTCTGACCCAACCCACAGAGATGCAGTCCCTAACATCAGCCAAAATCTAAAGAAGCATAAGAGCATCCAATATTGACCAGAACATCCTACAACTCCTTAAAATAAAACCACACAACTAGAAACTCATAAACCCAATCTACAAAAAGTACTAGATAATCTCACAGGAGAAAAAGGCGTGGAAGAACAAGAGCACGGAGATGAGTCTTTTTATGGTGATTGTGAGAAGCACTGCACACCGAAAAGGTAAACAAAATACATAGATGGTGTCGGCTCAAGTTCAAAGTATGGGGAGAGGgaagaaaacattttaaaagaataatgttcaaaattttgaaaaaaataaataaacttttgTCCCTGAAactgataattttaaaatcaacaaatgCCTAAATGCAAAGTTATTTAAATTCAATATGCTTTACACTAGAGACTTACTTTACCACTAACAAGTACTACTATAAACACCACAACACattattgaaaaaacaaatacaaaatatattagcCTATAACCTATTATTACATATAAGacaataaaaatactaaatttgCTCTTAACAAATAAAGACAACCACATAATTATtcatccaaaaaataaaattgacaagaataaaataatattccgTGCGGACACACCTCTCGTATAAAAGTAAAGTGGACCTTTTTTGACAACGTTCAATTTTCAGCCAATTGTAACATTTACAACGAATAATTGGTACACTAAATCCAAATGATAATATTGTTGATgtttcatattttctttaacTGAATAGATATTTCTTGATAACCTCCATATGTCGGATGTGGTGTATTTTAGGGCCTTCTCTTCTATATTGTGGTGGAGGAGATGGTGGTGCCCAGTAATATGGGGAATTCTTTTTGGTGGATAtggtgatttggttttatgGACTGGGGAATATTTCTGTGTTGTTGGGGGAGATTCATAAGATTAAGCTGCAGCTATGATGGCGCTAAAGACCACAACATATATAAACCATGCAATGCCCTAATCCCATAATTTTGGGGGATCTCATTCTACCCGTAGCTGCTCTATTTAGTTTCTCTTCTTTGTTATGATATAGTTCAACGTGAAGTCCATTGATATATAGTCGCTTTTTGTGTAAAAATACTTGAAGtacttttacaattttcttttgtttaggctaaaaatatatattaattgtgttataatttgtaataataattttacttttctaaatattttaaatcttaaacaacaagagattttaatcatatttttgacACATGTCATAATCTCAATTTTTTATTGACACACGTCGTGATTatgttaattagcaattttgaaaaactaaattttatataataagataagtTTGTTTTAGAATTATTACAAAGATGGGCTTTATAATTTTACTTGTTTTATGAAATTCTTGTTTAGCAGTTTTATTTGCAGAAGAgcatctaaaaaaatatattatattttgaagtttcaacttgttttttttttgtcatcaactatACATATTCATATTGAttctgtaaaccaaaccgggtgatctgcatccatgtgaatgACAAAAGACGGTTGCTTCCTAGCATtgcgtgctagactatccgcctttgAGTTTTGCGTCAATGGTACATAGATAAGCTCTGATCGGGTGAAAAACTCTTTCAGGGTCTTgatgtcttccaaataacttgcaaaagctggccGCTCCTCTGGTttcgaaaccatcttcaccaattgagaacaatccatTGCAAACTTAAcctgaaattgacgtaaattcgtcatacattccattgcccataatAACGCctccatctccgcatgaagagACGAGAGACTAGCCCGAACATTCCTTGCCCCCATCAATCCATCAAACCCTACCAAAGTACTGAGCCAACCTTGTCCTGAGAAATTAGAACCTTCTTTCCACGAAccatctgtaaaacaccatcttcgaGGAATTGATGGTAATATTGTATTTATTTGTGGAGCCGTTCCCTGAGCATTTAAGACTTGTGCTTCAGCCCATAATGTCGACTCCGTTTCTGCCAGTTTAAGCGTATCCAAGGGATCCATATCCAAAttactgaaaactttattattcctggctttccaaatgtaccaaagTATCCaagcaaactgatgatcctccatctgCGGGAGGACTCTCCAaaatagatgatccatatttgtgAAGAGTGCTTTTGTTGGGAAAAAAGCTGGGTTTGCTGGTATCTTCGAAAGCGCCCAAACCTGAATagctggaggacattcaaaaaacacatgatttatcGATTCCTCATTAGCTCCACACCTTACACAACAAATATCCCCCTGAATCCTCTTTGATTGTAAATTCTTCCGCACTGCTAGACACCATGTCACTAATTGCCATAGGAAATGTTTAATCTTTGGTGGACAACGTATTTTCCAACAGAAAGCCTTTAAAATATCAACCATGGGGCCAATCAGTAATGGTGGTCTTTCTCTGTCTGGATAGATCCTCTCAACCTGATACCCTGATTTGACCACATATTTCctgtttttttgtaaaatgtgATCCATCTTTATCTATCCGCTGAGTCCTGCTCAATGAAATGCTTTCTATAAGTTTCGAATCTTGGGGATCCACCAAAATCCGAATTGCCTCCAAATTCCAAGTACGCGAAGCAGAGTCAATGAAAGACTCGACTTTAATATCCGGATATAAGTTGTGTTGAATTTTATTAGCTGATCTTGAAGTTTCAAGTTGTTATtatccaaaaacaaaacttcaaatCTAACTTTAAaagtatttgtattttatattattgtttttatatttgttattgttaatttaaatctataaaatttttataaataattatcagatatcttttatatactaaaacacAAGTCATCTAACCAATCAAAATTTGacttataatttatgtttttacaaattttttttaaaaagtgttaaaataaaaaataactgtAGGCAACGgttgctgaaaaaaaaaacccatcACCCACAAACTTCCCTTCTCAATTCTTATAACCACACAAAAGAGGTGTCTCAGTTTGTCATGGTTTAACTATTTttacaaatatgttttttataatattaagaGTCTATTGTATATCTGTTTTTGTATTACCATTTGAATTTCATAGTTGGTGTTGACTACAAAAAGAGGCGATGGAGAAGTATCTCAGAATGCAAAttcaacccaaaaaaaatcagaatgTGTTTTCTTTCACCATGTAATTTATCTATTTGATCTTTATAAAAGGCTTCAGATTCCAAGAAAACTTTCGAACCAAATTGTGAATAAAagtttgatttttatatttattttaatttcaatttttttgttatattaaaataaaattatatttttgttgacaaaaaaaaattatattttccagAACACTAGAATTtgattacaaaataattttaatgcaaACAAAAACTGCAAGGGGTGATGATACTAGTATATGAATATtaaagaaatattaattaataaaatttacactaaaatataaaattttacatagaagtacataattaaatattgaataacatatatgtaaaatatcaaattattcTATAAAACTATTTCCGTAATACTTCATATatgatcaataaattttttttttgataagctCTATCGGCTGATCCGGTCGGTCCTGAAAGGAACACAATTAATGCTACATGGTGGACCGATTATTTGTTATGGCCTAAACCATTTAGGCCAAATGTCAAGCCCAGACGGACCAAATAGTGATAAAAGTAAAATGAAGCTTGAAAATTATCTTTACAAAATGAAgcttgaaaattattttttacagaagtaaaatttaaagttataaaaaacaaatttgaaatatgtgagatataaaatttttaagaattaaaatgataaaagacaaaatattttagaatcataaatgtgatgtgtaaaTAGTAAAGActaaaaaataagaaacttcaaattcatatttttgaagTAGTGAAACTCcattttaaattcttttttgaaaagcaaaaaaatttcatataaccGAGGTTTTTTTGTAGATGCTCTAAAACTGTATTTTTTTCAAAGATTGTCTATAATTCTACAACTATTGCACTATCGAAGATTTtctgtaatgttttttttttcaatctgtATAAGTATAACTGATGCGATCTTTAAGATCCTAGAGGTCCTATTCTTACAAAGTATCACTAGTATTGATCAGGGTCGGCTATGAGATTTAGGGGCCATAGCCAATAAGTTTGTTACGAagatttttagcaaaaaaaaaaaaaagtttgttacGAAGATGTTCTTGTTCCTGCtaatttattacatttttcatTTCGGTTCATCATTCAAAATCATAACCACAAACGTACAGTGGTTTTGGGGCAAAGTAAGACGTGGCTTAGCCTAAAATCCAGAAAACGCAGCGTTTTATCGGAATCTACACACGAGCAAAACCATAACACAATGATGGCGTCTCAGTCAGAAATCtcaagcaaagaaaaaaaaagaaagaatgaaCAGCTTCTTCAGTCCCAGTAGAGCAGGCCCGAAGCCATGGCCGAACAGGAAGAAGCAAACCAACAAATCCGCCATCTGTCTCTGCTCCGTCTCTCTACTCGCTGTCCTCTTCCTATCCGTCTTCTTCATCACCTACTCCGAGATACCCAAATCCATCTTCTCCATCTCCTCCGCCTTCTCCGGATCCGTCGAATTCCCTCAATGCAGATCCGAGGTACTCTCACGAGCCCTCCTAGGCCAGAGCTTTCTCCTGTACGCTCCCCACAGCGGATTCAGCAACCAGCTGTCGGAATTCAAGAACGCTGTCCTGATGGCGATGGTTCTGAATCGGACGCTGGTTGTTCCTCCCGTTCTTGATCACCACGCTGTCGCTCTCGGTAGCTGTCCGAAGTTTAGGGTTTTGAGTCCGAGCGAGGTGCGTGTCTCGGTCTGGAACCATTCCGTTGAGCTGCTTAGGTCTGGAAGGTACGTTTCGATGGGTGATGTTGTAGACATTTCGTCTCTCGTATCGTCTTCCGCTGTTCGAGTTATTGACTTCAGGTACTTCGCGTCGCTTCTCTGTGGTGTTGACTTGGAGACTCTGTGTTCTGGTGAGTTAGCTGAGCAGTCTCAGGCTTATGAATCGTTGAGACAGTGTGGGTATTTGTTGTCCGGTGTTCGTGGTAATGTAGATGGATGTTTGTATGGTGTTGATGATGATTGTAGAACCACGGTTTGGACGTATAGAAACGGAGGCTCTGATGGGAGGTTGGACTCGTTCCAGGCGGATGAGAAgcttaagaagaagaagaagattgctTACGTGAGGAGGCGGCGAGATGTGTATAAGGCTCTTGGACGTGGTTCAGAAGCTGAGTCTGCGGCTGTTCTTGCGTTTGGGAGTCTCTTCACGGCTCCCTACAAAGGGTCTGAACTGTATATTGATATAAAGAAGTCTT comes from the Brassica rapa cultivar Chiifu-401-42 chromosome A01, CAAS_Brap_v3.01, whole genome shotgun sequence genome and includes:
- the LOC103868186 gene encoding O-fucosyltransferase 30, whose product is MNSFFSPSRAGPKPWPNRKKQTNKSAICLCSVSLLAVLFLSVFFITYSEIPKSIFSISSAFSGSVEFPQCRSEVLSRALLGQSFLLYAPHSGFSNQLSEFKNAVLMAMVLNRTLVVPPVLDHHAVALGSCPKFRVLSPSEVRVSVWNHSVELLRSGRYVSMGDVVDISSLVSSSAVRVIDFRYFASLLCGVDLETLCSGELAEQSQAYESLRQCGYLLSGVRGNVDGCLYGVDDDCRTTVWTYRNGGSDGRLDSFQADEKLKKKKKIAYVRRRRDVYKALGRGSEAESAAVLAFGSLFTAPYKGSELYIDIKKSSGVPEVKSLIEKVEFLPFVREVMSAGKRFATGTIKAPFLCAQLRLLDGQFKNHQESTFTGLNQKLESLSLKNPGPVHVFVMTDLPESNWSGTYLGDLARNSTKFKLHFLREEDEVIVRTEKELASAAHGQKFGSIPMSLDSIKKMQKHCSPQKVSNVQLYVEEAVCSCASLGFVGTAGSTIAESVEMMRKFNACSS
- the LOC103868169 gene encoding uncharacterized protein LOC103868169, whose translation is MAAPFFSTPFQPYVYQSQEDTVTPFQILGGEAQVVQIMLKPQEKVIAKPGSMCYMSGSIEMENTYTPEQEVGVVQWVLGKSVSSVLLRNTGQNDGFVGIAAPSLARILPIDLAMFGGDILCQPDAFLCSVHDVKVVNSVYQRHRARNIAAAGAEVFLRQRLSGQGLAFITAGGSVVQKNLEVGEVLTIDVSCIAALTPSINFRINYHAAPVRRAVFGGDNVVTATLTGPGIVFIQSLPFHRLSQRIARSVTSPNMRENPRFLVQIGLFLFLAYVVIASSLILTEM